The following are encoded in a window of Paenibacillaceae bacterium GAS479 genomic DNA:
- a CDS encoding Copper amine oxidase N-terminal domain-containing protein, with amino-acid sequence MRINQKTGYFVVSCIVFILIATNSLFSNPGTASAEMSKQNSIHLKMGEFFILYTKPSAPFIDQKKRLMIPLRSIQDLMGGKVSYDEQTKTATVLWLGHTFELKIDSYTAYVDRTSIKMDTKPTLIKGAMYLPLRLFLDYTDVSYTWDQKKGLLHLTDDRVLKGKVFEIFAGNDYADVKKDHAFDLLTYKIVQNKNKTSLIITAKNMSGNKIEEGKSDIHPLLSFSNNGGFFTDSYTRPNNSSIQSVDKDEVITVTQNIESFKNVDYMISVGREMN; translated from the coding sequence TTGAGAATAAATCAAAAAACAGGATATTTTGTTGTGTCGTGTATTGTTTTTATATTAATTGCAACAAATTCTTTGTTTTCAAACCCTGGTACAGCTTCAGCTGAAATGAGTAAACAAAACTCAATTCACCTTAAAATGGGTGAGTTCTTCATCCTATATACCAAACCAAGCGCTCCTTTTATAGATCAAAAGAAACGTTTGATGATTCCTTTGAGATCAATTCAAGATTTAATGGGAGGTAAGGTAAGCTATGATGAACAAACAAAAACAGCAACTGTTTTATGGCTTGGTCATACTTTTGAATTGAAGATAGATTCATATACCGCTTATGTCGATAGAACCTCGATTAAAATGGATACAAAGCCCACCCTTATAAAAGGCGCGATGTATTTGCCGCTACGTTTATTTTTAGATTATACGGATGTATCGTACACTTGGGATCAAAAAAAGGGTCTATTACATCTGACAGATGATCGAGTATTAAAAGGAAAAGTGTTTGAAATATTTGCAGGTAATGACTATGCTGATGTGAAAAAAGATCATGCATTTGATTTGTTAACCTACAAAATTGTTCAGAATAAAAATAAAACATCTTTAATTATAACTGCTAAAAATATGTCTGGTAATAAAATAGAAGAAGGTAAGAGTGACATTCATCCATTACTATCCTTTTCAAATAATGGAGGATTTTTCACTGATTCTTATACCCGCCCCAACAACTCTTCAATTCAATCTGTAGACAAGGATGAAGTTATTACAGTCACTCAAAATATTGAGAGTTTTAAAAACGTAGACTATATGATCTCGGTAGGTAGAGAGATGAATTAG
- a CDS encoding transposase, IS605 OrfB family, central region yields MQPITIQIRIYPSNPALLIQMGNEYINTVNRLTEQAELHGSFPRLTSKTVQANLPSAIKNQLIRDAKSIYQKSKKDKKRPVLKKRVYYVNNQNYSIRDDGVAFPVVRDGKVQRITIPATVTDRDKVLLASSKLGLLRVVQKASKWYVQVAIERPVTCQDGAETMGIDLGLKVPAVAVTSTGKTKFVGNGRKNKYIRRKYNSNRRKLGKLKKLSAIRKARDKENRYMRDQNHKISRQIVNLAIAERVGVIKLENLAGIRKTTRTSRKNATNLHNWSFYQLQSFIRYKAALAGIAVQEVDPAYTSQTCPSCEQRNKAKDRTYRCCECGYEAHRDRVGAINIMRQPVFDGHSRTA; encoded by the coding sequence GTGCAACCTATAACGATTCAGATTCGCATTTATCCGAGCAATCCTGCTCTGCTGATACAAATGGGCAACGAGTACATCAACACCGTCAATCGCTTAACGGAACAAGCCGAATTACATGGTTCATTCCCTAGGCTGACTTCCAAGACGGTGCAAGCGAATCTGCCATCCGCGATTAAGAATCAGCTTATTCGTGATGCGAAGAGTATCTACCAGAAATCCAAAAAGGACAAGAAACGTCCTGTACTGAAAAAACGTGTTTATTATGTCAACAATCAAAACTACTCGATTCGGGACGATGGAGTTGCTTTTCCCGTTGTGAGGGATGGCAAGGTGCAGCGCATCACCATTCCTGCAACGGTAACAGACCGCGACAAGGTTTTGCTTGCATCCAGTAAGCTGGGACTGCTTCGTGTTGTACAGAAGGCTAGCAAATGGTATGTGCAAGTAGCGATCGAACGCCCTGTCACCTGCCAAGACGGAGCCGAAACGATGGGCATTGACTTAGGGCTCAAGGTTCCAGCCGTTGCCGTGACGTCTACGGGTAAAACGAAGTTTGTCGGCAACGGCAGAAAGAATAAGTATATTCGCCGTAAGTACAATTCCAATCGCCGCAAGCTGGGAAAACTCAAGAAGTTATCTGCCATTCGTAAAGCCCGCGATAAGGAAAACAGGTACATGAGGGACCAAAACCACAAAATCAGCCGCCAAATCGTTAATCTGGCGATTGCGGAACGTGTGGGGGTCATAAAGCTTGAGAACCTTGCTGGTATTCGCAAAACGACAAGAACAAGTCGTAAAAACGCAACGAATCTGCACAACTGGTCCTTCTATCAATTGCAATCGTTCATTCGCTATAAGGCGGCGTTAGCAGGAATTGCTGTGCAGGAAGTTGATCCTGCGTATACGTCCCAAACATGCCCTTCCTGCGAACAACGGAACAAAGCAAAGGATAGAACGTACCGATGTTGTGAGTGTGGATATGAAGCGCACAGAGACAGAGTTGGAGCGATTAATATCATGCGACAACCTGTGTTCGATGGTCATAGTCGAACAGCCTAG
- a CDS encoding transcriptional regulator, XRE family with cupin sensor, which yields MDTMVLRVARNLKRIRKSRGHSLDKLSELTSVSKTMLAQIERADSNPTITVLWKIASGLRVSVTDLIEEDRSFVSLIRSADVSPIATDDGRYVSYPLFPYTDESRFEIYRVLMQPGCAYEAEPHHEGVEEHVTVTKGMLRLRVGSEWYTASCGDAIRFSADQSHAYHNETEEEIELQSVIRYPF from the coding sequence ATGGATACGATGGTACTTCGAGTTGCCCGCAACCTCAAGAGAATCCGCAAATCCAGAGGCCATAGTCTCGACAAGCTGTCGGAGCTGACCAGCGTCAGCAAGACGATGCTAGCGCAGATCGAGCGTGCGGACTCCAATCCGACCATTACGGTGTTATGGAAAATTGCCAGCGGTCTGCGGGTGTCCGTCACCGATCTCATTGAGGAGGATCGCTCCTTTGTATCGCTTATCCGCTCTGCGGATGTCAGTCCGATTGCTACTGATGATGGGCGTTATGTGAGCTATCCGCTGTTCCCTTATACCGACGAATCTCGTTTTGAAATTTACCGTGTCCTCATGCAACCGGGCTGCGCTTATGAAGCCGAGCCTCATCATGAGGGCGTTGAGGAACATGTCACCGTCACCAAAGGCATGCTGCGCTTACGCGTTGGCAGTGAATGGTACACCGCCTCTTGCGGCGATGCCATTCGTTTCAGTGCTGACCAATCCCATGCCTATCACAACGAGACCGAAGAAGAAATCGAGCTGCAAAGCGTCATTCGTTATCCGTTCTAG
- a CDS encoding Protease prsW family protein encodes MNTIWSIRTGIRDFVEAIIRTCQSWIEKYPFIKMAYTIFSWLSLLLFVLSLFFVKESRTMMVQYLWSFYVLLQFWILCRSKTMPWKPIVMFVLAGVFLVVPFTTLTVNAIHMIFGGETSDTWSVAVITPIFEELWKLLPLGLFLLFSRRASALSLSDYTLIGAATGVGFQLMEELSRRWLSTGVIQEKYGYSYTWLGGETIHWDFFALFPGRFEESLLPTLMTVGHPVHTAMVALACGIAYRLRTKLTKWVFLFPAIILLWSILDHAAYNGQHKLPDWVFRLHDWTGSGYKTQSVFLLMLAASLFADYGSLNKIRNRLPLLPNELPLNPFTELWNMTRSLCLDRGKFIYWLGFYRERRELGFHLLYGNEEAADRREPIQARVRALCQALVGLALIVLAAGLFSGFGTHTVGGEAACYACIFDSLQNGWDRLEWYEQGAIVLGAIALSLLFVGFMPALGIALTGAGIAGSGHEIAGYIRDPKKLLTPDRLLSVGIAILLSRIPFGRVLKWVSKKGRHYVRKLLDKLGSRKPDMHAPVKPNPPGLKTEEVIAPQSGKAIKVYTDGKTIIPVDKIEKYLRGKVNVNIEDVKKELRELKQLKQSQRKVFDADPQNEARIKKLKQLEHNFERSDSMRKSLERIGLDDTMENNQSIAKHLLEVGKQINPENIVDFPSVLTGSAGKLKVLTTWKMVEGQPYLVTIKLIPMTV; translated from the coding sequence ATGAATACGATCTGGTCCATTCGAACCGGAATTCGTGATTTCGTTGAGGCCATCATTCGAACTTGCCAATCATGGATTGAGAAATACCCGTTTATAAAAATGGCATATACGATTTTTTCTTGGCTGTCGCTACTCCTGTTTGTTTTAAGCTTATTTTTCGTTAAAGAATCACGTACCATGATGGTTCAATATTTATGGTCGTTTTATGTGCTGCTGCAATTTTGGATTCTATGCCGAAGCAAAACGATGCCGTGGAAACCGATCGTTATGTTCGTTTTGGCAGGCGTATTTTTGGTTGTACCGTTCACGACGCTTACGGTTAATGCTATCCACATGATTTTCGGAGGCGAAACATCCGACACTTGGTCCGTTGCCGTGATCACGCCCATTTTCGAAGAATTGTGGAAGCTCCTTCCGCTCGGCCTATTCCTCTTGTTTTCACGTCGAGCTTCCGCCTTGAGTTTAAGCGATTACACGCTTATAGGCGCGGCGACAGGCGTCGGATTCCAACTGATGGAAGAGCTCTCCCGAAGGTGGCTGAGTACCGGCGTTATTCAGGAAAAGTATGGCTACAGCTATACATGGCTGGGCGGCGAAACGATCCATTGGGATTTTTTCGCGCTCTTTCCCGGGCGATTCGAAGAAAGTCTGTTGCCGACATTAATGACTGTCGGTCACCCCGTACATACCGCTATGGTCGCGCTTGCATGCGGAATTGCCTATCGGCTGAGGACAAAACTGACAAAATGGGTTTTTCTGTTCCCAGCAATCATTTTACTTTGGTCCATCTTGGATCACGCGGCATATAACGGTCAGCACAAGCTGCCGGATTGGGTGTTTCGGCTTCATGATTGGACTGGTAGCGGGTATAAAACTCAGTCAGTATTCCTGTTGATGCTGGCAGCATCGCTTTTTGCCGATTACGGGTCGTTGAATAAAATACGAAACCGCCTTCCGTTGCTGCCAAACGAGCTGCCCCTTAATCCGTTTACCGAGCTGTGGAATATGACCCGCTCTTTATGTCTGGACCGGGGAAAATTCATTTACTGGCTTGGCTTTTACCGGGAGCGCAGAGAGCTTGGATTTCATTTGCTCTACGGAAACGAGGAAGCGGCAGACCGCCGGGAGCCTATTCAAGCTCGGGTGAGGGCTCTTTGCCAGGCGCTGGTCGGACTCGCGCTGATTGTGCTCGCAGCCGGTCTGTTCTCAGGTTTCGGTACTCATACGGTCGGAGGGGAAGCGGCCTGTTACGCCTGCATATTCGATTCGCTGCAAAACGGGTGGGATCGGCTGGAATGGTATGAGCAGGGCGCAATTGTGCTTGGAGCTATTGCCTTATCTCTGCTATTCGTCGGATTCATGCCCGCTTTAGGCATCGCGTTGACGGGGGCGGGAATAGCCGGGAGCGGACATGAGATTGCCGGTTATATCCGCGATCCGAAGAAGCTGCTGACTCCCGATAGATTGCTTTCCGTTGGCATCGCTATTCTACTGAGCCGAATCCCATTCGGCAGAGTGCTCAAATGGGTTAGTAAGAAAGGACGGCATTATGTACGCAAGCTTTTGGATAAGCTTGGTTCCCGGAAGCCGGATATGCATGCACCTGTTAAGCCAAATCCCCCGGGGTTGAAAACCGAAGAGGTTATTGCTCCACAGAGCGGTAAAGCCATTAAGGTTTATACGGATGGAAAAACGATTATTCCCGTTGATAAAATCGAGAAATATTTGAGGGGAAAAGTCAACGTTAATATTGAGGATGTGAAAAAAGAACTTCGAGAGTTAAAACAATTAAAACAGAGCCAAAGAAAAGTATTTGATGCAGACCCTCAAAACGAAGCCAGAATTAAAAAGCTTAAGCAATTGGAACATAATTTTGAACGTTCAGACAGTATGAGGAAAAGCCTCGAGAGGATAGGGCTTGATGATACAATGGAAAATAACCAATCCATTGCCAAACATTTATTGGAAGTGGGTAAACAGATCAATCCTGAAAATATAGTGGATTTCCCAAGTGTGCTAACTGGCTCTGCTGGAAAACTCAAAGTATTAACAACCTGGAAGATGGTCGAAGGACAGCCATATTTAGTGACTATCAAGCTTATTCCAATGACCGTTTAG
- a CDS encoding glycine C-acetyltransferase, which yields MAGLERLSEELEQLKQQGRYRLPAIWESGSGSWMEMGGRRVLQMASNNYLGLTDHPRLKQAAIEATQKYGVGAGSVRTISGTMDIHDQLEQELAAFKGTEATLVFQSGFTTNQGVFGTLLGAEDVVISDELNHASIIDGIRLTKAARRIYKHKDMDSLEEALRGASSYRSRFIVTDGVFSMDGDIAPMPQIVELAERYDAIVCIDDAHASGVLGHCGKGTTDHFGLHGRVHIQIGTLSKAVGVVGGYVAGSRELKEYLIHKARPFLFSTSQTPAVAASCLEAIRVLRTSPELGERMWASANAFRSQLQADGFDTGASETPIIPIVIGDSARTMAFSARLLEEGVFAPGIVFPTVAADKGRVRFIITASHTADDLEFARQALLKVGREFGLV from the coding sequence ATGGCAGGATTGGAGAGGCTCAGCGAAGAGCTGGAGCAGTTGAAGCAGCAGGGGCGGTACCGATTGCCCGCCATATGGGAAAGTGGCTCGGGATCATGGATGGAAATGGGCGGACGGCGCGTGCTGCAGATGGCGTCGAACAACTATCTCGGCTTGACCGACCACCCCCGACTGAAACAAGCAGCCATTGAAGCTACGCAAAAATACGGCGTTGGAGCTGGATCCGTCCGAACAATCTCCGGTACGATGGACATTCACGATCAGCTGGAGCAAGAGCTCGCCGCATTCAAAGGAACGGAAGCCACGCTCGTGTTCCAGTCCGGTTTTACGACTAATCAGGGCGTCTTCGGTACGCTGCTCGGCGCGGAAGACGTCGTCATCAGCGACGAACTGAACCATGCCAGCATCATCGACGGCATTCGGTTGACCAAGGCTGCGCGCCGGATTTACAAGCATAAAGATATGGATAGCCTGGAAGAAGCGCTGCGTGGTGCGTCCAGTTATCGGTCACGCTTCATCGTCACCGACGGCGTGTTCAGCATGGACGGCGACATCGCGCCAATGCCGCAGATCGTAGAGCTGGCGGAGCGTTACGATGCCATTGTCTGCATCGACGATGCACATGCCAGCGGTGTACTTGGCCATTGCGGCAAAGGTACAACGGATCATTTTGGCCTGCACGGCCGGGTGCATATCCAGATCGGCACGCTGTCCAAAGCCGTCGGTGTAGTCGGCGGGTACGTTGCCGGCAGCCGCGAGCTGAAGGAATATCTCATCCACAAAGCGCGCCCGTTCCTGTTCAGCACCTCCCAGACACCGGCCGTCGCTGCCAGCTGTCTGGAAGCAATTCGTGTGCTGCGGACAAGTCCCGAGCTCGGCGAGCGGATGTGGGCATCAGCGAATGCTTTCCGTTCGCAGCTGCAAGCGGACGGCTTCGACACCGGCGCCAGCGAAACGCCGATCATCCCAATCGTTATCGGCGATTCCGCCCGGACGATGGCTTTTTCAGCAAGGCTGCTTGAGGAAGGCGTATTCGCTCCCGGCATCGTCTTCCCGACGGTCGCCGCCGACAAAGGCCGCGTACGCTTCATCATCACGGCTTCGCACACGGCCGATGACCTGGAATTCGCACGCCAAGCGCTGCTCAAAGTCGGACGCGAGTTCGGCTTGGTGTAA
- a CDS encoding D-amino-acid dehydrogenase/Ca-activated chloride channel family protein, translated as MIRRSIFIVVALIVFLAGCSQEQENNASQIQNPSNLDQSNATPEVQNPPTPDQNEPNSEVPSPSVSNQSEPQTSLTDEEILMKSPGSLAGANYDEGKVQEALDQLSSDLTADQFTEELLLLLAEDYRAYVTTFNNFETEVKVNNERPDGNIKLPASKKLHISILLDASGSMKAKINGKSKMDSAKEAVQIFAAKLPENAQISLRVYGHKGTGNKKDKQLSCNSTEEIFNAQGGGTKELKTALQGVKAAGWTPIANALKSVKKDINPETTDSVVYVVSDGIETCGGNPAQIAKELHQSKVKTVVNIIGFDVDNEGQKLLRQVAKSGGGEFTSVDDDKSLKDYLNKAYAKLQGEWMLWKEKGEGQANIQKEQKQGAINTTEMEMQILVNKENANLLAALKYLETKHGNVIPRGEVLQQITERKNFAWTYARDTGRRLYNEVTKSGTQVYDDIKDEGEKNIDDLNNKKNN; from the coding sequence ATGATTAGAAGGTCCATTTTCATAGTTGTAGCGTTAATCGTATTCCTTGCCGGTTGTAGTCAGGAACAAGAAAATAATGCCTCACAAATTCAGAACCCATCCAACTTAGATCAAAGCAATGCAACCCCAGAAGTTCAGAACCCACCCACCCCAGATCAAAATGAACCCAACTCAGAAGTTCCAAGCCCATCCGTTTCCAATCAAAGTGAACCTCAGACTTCCTTAACCGATGAAGAAATATTAATGAAATCTCCAGGAAGTTTGGCTGGAGCTAACTATGATGAAGGGAAGGTCCAGGAGGCTCTGGATCAACTATCAAGCGATTTGACTGCTGATCAATTTACGGAAGAACTCCTCCTCCTATTGGCTGAAGATTATCGTGCTTATGTGACCACTTTCAACAATTTTGAAACAGAAGTTAAAGTGAATAATGAGCGGCCTGATGGCAACATCAAGTTACCCGCAAGTAAGAAGTTGCACATTTCGATCCTGCTTGATGCCAGCGGTAGCATGAAAGCAAAGATCAATGGCAAATCAAAAATGGACTCTGCCAAAGAAGCTGTGCAGATCTTCGCTGCTAAATTACCCGAGAATGCACAGATATCTTTGCGGGTATATGGACATAAAGGAACCGGAAATAAGAAAGATAAACAATTATCATGCAACAGTACAGAAGAAATTTTTAACGCCCAAGGTGGCGGGACAAAGGAACTAAAAACGGCTCTGCAGGGCGTAAAAGCAGCGGGATGGACACCTATTGCCAATGCTCTGAAATCTGTAAAAAAAGATATTAATCCTGAGACAACCGACTCGGTTGTATATGTTGTTAGTGATGGAATTGAAACATGTGGAGGTAATCCAGCACAAATTGCCAAAGAACTCCACCAATCCAAAGTGAAAACAGTTGTAAATATTATTGGTTTTGATGTGGATAACGAAGGACAGAAATTGCTTCGACAAGTGGCTAAATCTGGTGGTGGAGAGTTCACTTCTGTAGATGATGACAAGTCGCTTAAAGACTATCTCAATAAAGCGTATGCCAAATTACAAGGCGAGTGGATGCTGTGGAAAGAAAAAGGAGAAGGACAGGCAAATATACAAAAAGAACAGAAGCAGGGAGCTATTAATACTACAGAAATGGAAATGCAAATTCTAGTGAATAAAGAAAATGCCAATCTGCTGGCAGCCCTTAAGTATCTAGAAACTAAACACGGGAATGTTATCCCTCGCGGTGAGGTCTTGCAACAAATTACGGAACGCAAAAATTTCGCATGGACTTATGCTCGTGATACAGGTAGGCGTTTGTACAACGAGGTCACTAAAAGTGGAACTCAGGTTTACGATGATATCAAGGATGAAGGCGAGAAAAATATCGATGATTTGAACAATAAGAAAAATAATTAG
- a CDS encoding Serine aminopeptidase, S33 — protein sequence MQSEELKWTCQDGVHIYGRRWLPGQQSIKAAVGIVHGLGEHSGAYDHVAEWFTERGYAVFGFDQRGHGRTEGSRGDCPDYRIRG from the coding sequence ATGCAAAGCGAGGAGCTAAAGTGGACCTGTCAGGACGGCGTCCACATTTATGGCCGCCGCTGGCTGCCGGGTCAACAATCGATAAAGGCCGCAGTAGGCATCGTGCACGGTCTCGGGGAGCATAGCGGCGCTTATGATCATGTGGCGGAGTGGTTCACGGAACGCGGTTATGCCGTATTCGGCTTTGACCAACGGGGTCATGGGCGGACGGAAGGCAGCAGGGGCGATTGCCCTGATTACAGAATCCGAGGCTAG
- a CDS encoding Pimeloyl-ACP methyl ester carboxylesterase, which translates to MKVETSGQTIELSNGKVWAVVSGEEVKGTVLMFHAAMADSSMWDSAVPALNGAGYRTVRFDMPGMGQSELPSGEYTVYETAKELLDKLAIERVALVGVSAGSHCALEFAIAYPERTEKLVLVNGSIFGSGLEYSQQMQQDDAKFAEVLETGDIAEAARVWTEMWLDGPGQDESRVNPEVRQAFIRYMEERLPSMMTYRYPNMMTDLIQRLSELKIPVVSLSGALDYSDTFQLIPLLEQGIQDWRGVVLTDSAHFPMLDDPDSLNREMITFLNK; encoded by the coding sequence ATGAAAGTAGAAACGTCAGGACAAACGATAGAGCTGTCGAATGGAAAAGTATGGGCTGTAGTATCGGGAGAAGAGGTCAAAGGCACGGTGTTAATGTTCCACGCGGCTATGGCCGACAGCAGCATGTGGGACAGCGCTGTTCCAGCACTGAACGGGGCAGGGTATCGGACCGTGCGCTTCGACATGCCTGGCATGGGGCAATCGGAGCTCCCGTCTGGCGAGTACACCGTTTATGAAACGGCGAAGGAGTTGCTCGACAAGCTGGCGATTGAGCGAGTGGCGCTCGTCGGCGTTTCTGCGGGCAGCCACTGTGCGCTGGAATTCGCGATAGCTTACCCGGAAAGAACGGAGAAGCTTGTGCTGGTCAACGGCAGTATTTTTGGCTCTGGACTCGAGTATTCGCAGCAAATGCAACAGGATGATGCCAAGTTTGCAGAGGTGCTCGAAACAGGCGATATAGCCGAGGCGGCCCGCGTTTGGACCGAGATGTGGTTGGACGGTCCGGGACAAGACGAATCTCGGGTGAATCCGGAAGTTCGGCAAGCTTTTATTCGGTATATGGAAGAGCGCTTACCTAGTATGATGACTTATCGTTATCCGAATATGATGACGGACTTAATTCAGCGTCTGTCGGAGCTTAAAATTCCAGTGGTGAGCCTATCCGGCGCATTAGACTATTCCGATACATTCCAGCTTATCCCTCTACTGGAGCAGGGAATTCAAGACTGGAGAGGAGTGGTACTGACAGACTCCGCGCACTTCCCAATGCTGGATGATCCCGATAGTCTAAACCGGGAAATGATTACTTTTTTGAACAAATAG
- a CDS encoding L-threonine 3-dehydrogenase, whose amino-acid sequence MSTRMTGLVKAERKAGAVLMELPIPAIASDEVRIRVKASSICGTDMHIYHWDEWAEQNVITPNVFGHEFAGVVDEVGSAVRGILPGDHVSAEGHIVCGTCKQCRSGNAHVCPNTRSFGISAPGCFADYAVTKAVNIIHNDPSMPHELACLQDPLGNAVHTVLSGDIVGRSVAVIGCGPIGLMAIQVAKAVGAGRIIAVDLHDYRLGMAASLGADECVKPTSGKDMAAELRRLTGGAGIEVGLEMSGSPQAINSLLEAMSNAGRVSLLGIPSKAVPIDLGRHIIFKGLQVYGITGRRMYQTWHQIKGLLDAGRIDLSSLVDHTFTLDRYEEAFELMSSGQCAKIVFKH is encoded by the coding sequence ATGTCTACCAGAATGACTGGCCTCGTGAAGGCTGAACGCAAGGCAGGAGCCGTGTTGATGGAGCTCCCAATACCCGCGATTGCCTCAGATGAGGTGCGGATCCGCGTCAAAGCAAGCTCGATTTGCGGCACGGATATGCATATTTATCACTGGGACGAATGGGCGGAGCAAAATGTAATCACGCCAAACGTGTTCGGCCACGAGTTCGCGGGCGTCGTAGATGAGGTTGGCAGCGCTGTCAGAGGCATCCTTCCCGGGGATCATGTATCGGCCGAGGGCCATATCGTATGCGGCACTTGCAAGCAATGCCGCTCCGGCAACGCCCATGTCTGCCCCAATACGCGCAGCTTTGGCATTAGTGCTCCGGGTTGTTTTGCCGACTACGCCGTAACCAAGGCGGTCAACATTATTCATAACGATCCCTCCATGCCGCATGAGCTAGCTTGTCTGCAGGACCCGCTCGGCAATGCGGTTCATACGGTGCTCTCCGGCGATATCGTCGGTCGTTCTGTAGCTGTGATTGGCTGCGGCCCGATCGGCCTCATGGCAATTCAGGTCGCCAAAGCCGTTGGAGCTGGACGCATTATCGCAGTTGATTTGCATGATTATCGACTCGGCATGGCCGCTTCCCTTGGCGCCGACGAATGTGTGAAACCTACTTCTGGCAAAGACATGGCCGCCGAGCTACGACGCCTTACGGGAGGAGCAGGCATCGAGGTTGGCCTGGAAATGTCCGGAAGCCCTCAAGCGATCAACAGTTTGTTGGAAGCGATGTCAAACGCTGGACGCGTTTCCCTGCTGGGTATCCCCTCCAAGGCAGTGCCTATCGATTTGGGACGCCATATTATTTTCAAAGGGCTGCAGGTATATGGCATCACAGGAAGAAGAATGTACCAAACCTGGCATCAGATCAAAGGGCTGCTGGACGCCGGACGAATCGACCTATCGTCGCTGGTTGACCACACATTCACACTCGACCGTTACGAGGAAGCATTCGAGCTGATGAGCTCAGGGCAATGCGCTAAAATTGTGTTTAAGCATTAG
- a CDS encoding pyroglutamyl-peptidase, whose amino-acid sequence MTVLLVTGFEPFGGSRINPTEQLMASIKNESFAGAVIHPLLLPVNFIECGDRLTGAIDRLKPDAVICCGLAAGRTSVTPERIAINIMDVPAEALYGDNSGVRPQDEPIMDGGPDGLFSTLPIRRIVQELRQAGIPSAISDTAGTFICNNTMYAALHHIQQDNLGILAGFVHFPASTEMALDKPGLPTLPQNLLHEALCITIRATLEELKRRRAAR is encoded by the coding sequence ATGACCGTTCTTTTAGTCACCGGTTTTGAGCCCTTCGGGGGAAGCCGGATCAATCCGACCGAGCAGCTAATGGCCTCCATTAAGAATGAAAGTTTTGCTGGGGCGGTCATTCATCCGCTGCTATTGCCAGTCAATTTTATAGAATGCGGTGATCGGCTCACTGGAGCTATCGATCGGCTGAAGCCGGACGCCGTTATCTGCTGCGGACTCGCTGCAGGGCGAACTTCCGTGACGCCTGAGCGCATCGCCATCAACATCATGGATGTTCCTGCGGAAGCTCTATATGGTGACAATTCCGGTGTCCGTCCGCAAGATGAGCCGATCATGGACGGAGGCCCGGATGGGCTGTTCTCCACACTTCCTATTCGCCGGATCGTCCAGGAGTTGAGGCAGGCCGGTATTCCGTCGGCCATATCTGATACGGCAGGCACATTCATTTGCAACAATACTATGTACGCCGCGCTCCACCACATCCAGCAGGACAACTTGGGTATTCTGGCCGGCTTTGTCCACTTCCCGGCTTCAACAGAGATGGCGCTGGACAAGCCGGGCCTGCCGACGCTTCCCCAGAACTTGCTGCATGAAGCGCTCTGCATCACCATCCGCGCCACTCTGGAGGAGCTGAAGCGGCGGCGAGCAGCACGATAG